From the Acidilutibacter cellobiosedens genome, one window contains:
- a CDS encoding DUF2225 domain-containing protein, with protein MVDKTMIYEKKVKCPVCNKEFMTTKVKTSKLKLVKRDEDFLNYYKGEEHPLKYEVFLCPFCGYAAMEKRFDKIKPSGKSIILRNVTPKWHKRDLKPERSFEDAVNIYKLALYCGEIIKKSKVELGNICLRIGWLYRIQGIDNEEKRFLRYGRDLFEESYYKEDLRENGYDEVTLSYLIGELSRRLGENEKALNWFNTVFTVCRNNKNPVIEEMARDQWNLVREGRAQKANTTDNE; from the coding sequence TTGGTTGACAAAACAATGATATACGAAAAAAAAGTTAAATGTCCCGTATGCAATAAAGAATTTATGACGACTAAAGTTAAAACATCTAAACTAAAACTTGTGAAAAGAGACGAGGATTTTTTAAATTATTATAAGGGAGAAGAACATCCCTTAAAATATGAAGTGTTTTTATGTCCGTTTTGCGGATATGCTGCTATGGAGAAGAGATTTGATAAAATAAAGCCTTCCGGGAAGAGTATTATATTGAGAAATGTAACTCCTAAATGGCACAAAAGAGATCTGAAACCAGAAAGATCTTTCGAAGATGCGGTAAATATTTATAAATTAGCTTTATATTGCGGAGAAATTATAAAGAAGAGTAAAGTTGAATTGGGAAATATTTGCTTAAGAATAGGCTGGCTGTATAGAATACAGGGAATTGATAATGAAGAGAAAAGATTTCTAAGATACGGAAGAGATCTATTTGAAGAATCTTATTATAAGGAAGATTTAAGGGAGAACGGCTATGATGAGGTAACTTTATCATATTTAATAGGAGAATTGTCAAGAAGGCTTGGAGAAAATGAAAAGGCATTGAATTGGTTCAATACGGTATTTACCGTTTGCAGAAACAATAAAAATCCTGTTATTGAAGAAATGGCGAGGGATCAATGGAATCTGGTAAGGGAAGGAAGAGCCCAAAAAGCAAATACAACTGATAATGAATGA
- a CDS encoding VanW family protein yields MEKTKIKNMLLIILGIIVIIFGIEFFVLYSKLNTKTIYEGVKINNYDVGNMNEEQALKFLQDKLEKQIEEKNMTLRYENKTYKIMLKDLEFNYDYKKGVEEGHNIGRSGSVLKRIRDIYDTKKHGAEIELQWTYNPQKIKKTVEGIAQAIDMEGKDADISFNGKNFSITEETTGRKVNTEKLIKDIENNMNDLKEITIDVEQSVPTKTKALLSRINGVIGEFSTSFKGSSRDRIENITISAKSINNKVIMPKESVSFNNITGPRDKKFGYKEANVIVSGEFTPGVGGGVCQMSTTLYNALVRADINIMERHHHSIPATYVNYGHDAAVSYGYLDLKFQNEFDFPIYIYTRVSGSRVYVYIYGDRNVKDYDIDLVSDPVEKVQAQEETVVDTSLKPGTKQLVQKGRNGYKVKTYKVVSKNGEVTKKELITSDFYTPKNYIYKVNPQKEDASNTFTEEESLDSSHIEEEIPEDQ; encoded by the coding sequence ATGGAAAAAACAAAAATAAAAAACATGCTTTTGATTATACTTGGAATTATAGTTATAATATTTGGAATAGAATTTTTTGTTTTATATTCTAAGTTGAATACTAAAACAATATATGAAGGGGTAAAGATTAACAACTATGACGTAGGAAATATGAATGAGGAACAAGCCTTAAAATTTCTTCAGGACAAGTTGGAAAAACAAATAGAAGAAAAAAATATGACTCTGAGATATGAAAATAAGACGTATAAAATCATGTTGAAAGATTTGGAATTTAATTATGATTATAAAAAGGGAGTGGAAGAAGGACACAATATTGGAAGGAGCGGTTCTGTTTTAAAAAGAATTAGGGATATATATGATACTAAAAAACATGGTGCAGAAATAGAGCTTCAATGGACATATAATCCCCAGAAGATAAAAAAAACAGTTGAAGGAATTGCTCAGGCTATAGATATGGAAGGAAAAGATGCCGATATTTCTTTTAACGGAAAAAATTTTTCAATTACGGAAGAAACAACAGGAAGAAAAGTAAATACGGAAAAACTGATTAAAGATATTGAAAACAATATGAATGATTTAAAGGAAATAACCATTGATGTTGAACAATCAGTTCCGACGAAGACCAAAGCTCTTCTGTCAAGGATAAACGGTGTTATCGGGGAATTCTCCACTTCTTTCAAGGGGAGCAGCAGGGATAGAATCGAGAATATTACTATATCTGCCAAATCAATAAATAATAAAGTGATTATGCCTAAAGAATCCGTTTCTTTTAATAATATTACAGGCCCGAGGGACAAAAAATTCGGATATAAGGAGGCAAATGTCATAGTATCGGGAGAGTTTACTCCCGGAGTGGGAGGCGGAGTGTGCCAGATGTCTACAACCCTTTATAATGCTTTGGTCCGTGCCGATATAAATATAATGGAAAGGCATCATCATTCCATACCGGCGACCTATGTAAATTACGGCCATGATGCGGCGGTTTCATATGGATATTTGGATTTGAAATTTCAGAATGAATTTGATTTTCCCATATATATTTATACGAGAGTTTCCGGCAGCAGAGTATATGTATATATTTATGGAGATAGAAATGTTAAAGACTATGATATTGATTTAGTTTCAGATCCGGTTGAAAAAGTTCAGGCTCAAGAAGAGACGGTTGTTGATACTTCATTAAAACCGGGGACTAAACAGCTGGTTCAAAAAGGTAGAAACGGGTACAAGGTGAAAACCTATAAAGTTGTTTCAAAAAATGGGGAAGTAACAAAAAAAGAGCTTATTACTTCAGATTTCTATACACCTAAAAATTATATATACAAAGTAAACCCACAGAAGGAAGATGCATCCAATACCTTTACAGAGGAAGAAAGTTTGGACAGTTCTCATATAGAAGAAGAAATACCGGAGGATCAATAA